A single region of the Serinus canaria isolate serCan28SL12 chromosome 1, serCan2020, whole genome shotgun sequence genome encodes:
- the FOXM1 gene encoding forkhead box protein M1 isoform X1 → MRTSPRRPLILKRRKLTLPQNDESSTSARDENRGQDEKAPKQEHRQEDQHNRQPRDKRECGLQKFPAGIKIIDHPTMPNTQVVAIPTNADIQSIIEALTAKGKECGNNGPNKFILISSGGTSRSAGPAASQHLPSEKKASAAIKAAVSQEREKNVAQTSGLAGSTALWHSRVDPVVGQEQETNSSGETTSSVLDNSLTNIQWLGKMRSDGLNPSSVKEDTEKENQMPLRERVKTEEEDAAAIPTAAESSSWQDSVSERPPYSYMAMIQFAINSTEKKRMTLKDIYTWIEDHFPYFKHVAKPGWKNSIRHNLSLHDMFVRETSANGKISFWTIHPDANRCLTLDQVFKPLDLGSPTSPEYSESQQKNRLPDPLKNMGSKTEPQNSRRKMKPLLPRVNSYLVPIQFPLSQPLVLQPSMKVPLSMAQGASLNSSETLQSNKRVCIAPKMSLSAEESPCLPPAAVKEEGQCDAGLFSPTHSIQENSSQPGEELSPFPEGACVKEEEGSQLDPWLSPFASTVTVKEEPSFFLPDSSTKERKQFTTLKSPSKVVSDSLVIKRRERREVGRSRRKQRLALPCSEEPVLVLPESSGFDPFRLGADHPFPQENQPLENISQLSCSQGEEGAFKTPIKDIFSKLPVSSTPSKVSATTAPSLEVLDPWKSASLAKGSHELDFSPVKTLQLPFTPLHDNQDLLGFNSTPLKNPLFESPRELLNTESSDMVLVPLTSSPAFIRDTPKQSSVELTASGFTENRSLMEGLILDTMNDSLSKILLDISFPGLEDENLGTDISWSQLIPELK, encoded by the exons ATGAGGACCAGCCCTCGCAGGCCCTTAATTCTCAAAAGACGAAAACTGACCCTCCCACAGAATGATGAATCCAGTACTTCAGCAAGAGATGAGAACAGAGGTCAGGATGAAAAGGCTCCTaagcaggagcacaggcaggaagaCCAACACAACAGACAACCCAGAGACAAAAGGGAATGTGGCCTGCAgaaattcccagcaggaataAAGATAATTGACCACCCTACAATGCCCAACACACAGGTGGTGGCCATCCCTACAAATGCTGATATCCAGAGCATCATAGAGGCATtgacagcaaaaggaaaagagtgTGGCAACAATGGACCCAACAAGTTCATTCTCATTAGCAGCGGGGGCACATCCCGTTCAGCAGGTCCAGCAGCATCGCAGCATCTCCCATCAGAGAAGAAAGCCAGTGCAGCCATCAAGGCTGCAGTTAGtcaagaaagagagaagaatgtTGCACAGACATCTGGCCTTGCAGGCAGTACCGCACTCTGGCATTCAAGAGTTGATCCTGTGgttgggcaggagcaggagaccAACA GCAGTGGTGAGACAACGAGTTCTGTGTTGGACAACAGCCTCACCAACATCCAGTGGCTGGGGAAGATGAGATCTGATGGGCTAAATCCCTCTTCTGTGAAGGAAgacacagagaaagagaatCAGATGCCTCTGCGGGAAAGAGTCAAG ACTGAAGAGGAAGATGCTGCTGCTATTCCAACTGCTGCTGAGTCCTCCTCATGGCAGGATTCGGTGTCAGAACGACCTCCTTACTCCTACATGGCCATGATCCAGTTTGCCATCAACAGCACGGAGAAGAAGCGCATGACCCTGAAGGACATCTATACCTGGATTGAGGATCATTTCCCTTATTTTAAACATGTAGCTAAGCCAGGTTGGAAG AACTCCATCCGGCACAATCTGTCCCTTCATGATATGTTTGTCCGTGAGACATCTGCCAATGGTAAAATCTCCTTCTGGACTATTCACCCTGATGCCAACCGCTGCCTAACATTGGACCAGGTATTTAAG CCGCTGGACTTGGGGTCACCAACATCGCCTGAGTACTCTGAATCA CAACAAAAGAATCGTCTTCCAGATCCCCTGAAGAACATGGGAAGCAAAACTGAACCCCAGAATTCAC gCCGAAAGATGAAGCCTTTGCTTCCTCGTGTCAACTCCTACCTGGTTCCAATCCAGTTTCCTTTGAGTCAGCCTCTTGTCTTGCAGCCTTCTATGAAGGTTCCTCTGtccatggcacagggagcaTCCCTTAACAGCTCGGAGACTTTGCAGAGCAATAAGCGTGTGTGCATTGCTCCAAAG ATGTCCCTGTCTGCAGAAGAGTCACCCTGTTTACCCCCAGCTGCTGTCAAGGAGGAAGGTCAATGTGATGCAGGTTTATTTTCCCCAACCCATTCCATACAGGAgaacagctcccagcctggtgAGGAATTGTCTCCTTTCCCAGAGGGTGCCTGtgtgaaggaggaagaaggctCTCAGCTGGatccctggctgtccccattTGCCTCAACCGTAACAGTCAAGGAAGAGCCAAGCTTCTTCCTCCCAGACTCATCCacaaaggagaggaaacagTTCACCACACTCAAGTCCCCATCTAAGGTGGTTTCTGACTCTTTAGTTAtaaagaggagggaaaggcgAGAAGTGGGCAGATCCAGAAGGAAACAACGCCTAGCACTGCCTTGTTCGGAGGAGCCTGTCCTTGTTCTGCCAGAAAGCAGTGGCTTTGACCCTTTCCGGTTAGGGGCAGACCATCCCTTCCCCCAGGAAAACCAGCCCCTGGAGAACATatcacagctcagctgctcacaAGGAGAAGAGGGGGCCTTTAAAACACCCATCAAAGACATCTTCAGCAAATTGCCTGTTTCTTCCACTCCCAGCAAAGTTTCAGCCACTACTGCCCCTTCACTAGAGGTCCTTGATCCCTGGAAGTCTGCTTCCTTAGCCAAAGGAAGTCATGAGCTGGACTTCAGTCCGGTGAAAACCCTTCAGTTGCCATTCACGCCCCTCCACGACAACCAGGACTTGCTGGGTTTTAACAGCACACCCCTTAAAAATCCTCTCTTTGAATCTCCTCGAGAACTGCTCAATACAGAATCCAGTGACATGGTCCTTGTGCCCCTCACGAGCTCTCCAGCGTTCATTCGTGACACTCCCAAGCAATCCTCTGTTGAACTGACAGCCTCTGGCTTTACTGAAAACCGGTCACTCATGGAGGGCCTTATCCTGGACACCATGAATGACAGCCTCAGCAAAATCCTTCTAGATATCAGCTTTCCTGGTCTTGAGGATGAAAATTTAGGAACAGACATTAGTTGGTCTCAGCTCATACCTGAACTGAAGTGA
- the RHNO1 gene encoding RAD9, HUS1, RAD1-interacting nuclear orphan protein 1: MPPKKKCTHKARKAELVFLEKPRAGPIHCYEAPLHLAENPRRVPTKPVDLNTSAAWVCPQFDTTKPVVLKARQRKHRGPQKSCNQDASHSSFHAGGACRGAVACRFPPLTFENPEGHAVPPLDDPNCLRKNAQCSPNQPKKGTAANANIQVKSPENCEEPAPRPVEQEVPNPSDAEAAKVPSPRNGRCSNIISQSSHAWHPEEELPLGIDPCGRGEAAAVLVADTPEHEYGIKVTWRRRPHVMKYLREQGKLSPVDIMVKANMELSRRQAHT; the protein is encoded by the exons ATGCCTCCGAAGAAGAAGTGTACCCACAAGgccaggaaggcagagctggttTTCCTTGAGAAGCCACGGGCAGGACCCATCCATTGTTATGAAGCTCCACTGCATTTGGCTGAGAATCCCAGACGTGTGCCTACAAAACCTGTGGACCTGAacacctctgctgcctgg GTGTGCCCACAATTTGACACAACTAAGCCAGTGGTGTTGAAAGCACGCCAGAGGAAGCATCGTGGTCCTCAGAAGTCCTGTAATCAGGatgccagccacagctcctttcATGCAGGAGGAGCTTGTAGAGGAGCTGTAGCCTGCAGATTTCCTCCTTTAACTTTTGAGAATCCAGAAGGACATGCAGTCCCTCCACTGGACGATCCAAATTGCTTGAGAAAGAATGCACAGTGCTCTCCCAACCAGCCTAAGAAAGGGACAGCAGCAAACGCCAACATCCAGGTGAAGAGTCCAGAGAACTGTGAAGAGCCTGCCCCCCGGCCTGTGGAGCAAGAAGTCCCTAATCCATCAGATGCAGAGGCTGCAAAGGTTCCTTCCCCTAGGAATGGGAGATGCAGCAACATTATATCACAAAGTAGTCATGCCTGGCATCCAGAAGAAGAGTTGCCACTTGGTATTGATCCCTGTGGGAGGGGGGAGGCGGCAGCAGTACTGGTCGCAGATACTCCCGAGCACGAGTATGGAATAAAGGTCACCTGGAGGCGGCGGCCTCACGTGATGAAGTACCTGCGGGAGCAAGGGAAGCTGAGCCCTGTGGACATCATGGTCAAGGCAAATATGGAGCTCTCGAGGAGACAGGCCCACACCTGA
- the FOXM1 gene encoding forkhead box protein M1 isoform X2 — protein MRTSPRRPLILKRRKLTLPQNDESSTSARDENRGQDEKAPKQEHRQEDQHNRQPRDKRECGLQKFPAGIKIIDHPTMPNTQVVAIPTNADIQSIIEALTAKGKECGNNGPNKFILISSGGTSRSAGPAASQHLPSEKKASAAIKAAVSQEREKNVAQTSGLAGSTALWHSRVDPVVGQEQETNSSGETTSSVLDNSLTNIQWLGKMRSDGLNPSSVKEDTEKENQMPLRERVKTEEEDAAAIPTAAESSSWQDSVSERPPYSYMAMIQFAINSTEKKRMTLKDIYTWIEDHFPYFKHVAKPGWKNSIRHNLSLHDMFVRETSANGKISFWTIHPDANRCLTLDQVFKPLDLGSPTSPEYSESQQKNRLPDPLKNMGSKTEPQNSRRKMKPLLPRVNSYLVPIQFPLSQPLVLQPSMKVPLSMAQGASLNSSETLQSNKRVCIAPKENSSQPGEELSPFPEGACVKEEEGSQLDPWLSPFASTVTVKEEPSFFLPDSSTKERKQFTTLKSPSKVVSDSLVIKRRERREVGRSRRKQRLALPCSEEPVLVLPESSGFDPFRLGADHPFPQENQPLENISQLSCSQGEEGAFKTPIKDIFSKLPVSSTPSKVSATTAPSLEVLDPWKSASLAKGSHELDFSPVKTLQLPFTPLHDNQDLLGFNSTPLKNPLFESPRELLNTESSDMVLVPLTSSPAFIRDTPKQSSVELTASGFTENRSLMEGLILDTMNDSLSKILLDISFPGLEDENLGTDISWSQLIPELK, from the exons ATGAGGACCAGCCCTCGCAGGCCCTTAATTCTCAAAAGACGAAAACTGACCCTCCCACAGAATGATGAATCCAGTACTTCAGCAAGAGATGAGAACAGAGGTCAGGATGAAAAGGCTCCTaagcaggagcacaggcaggaagaCCAACACAACAGACAACCCAGAGACAAAAGGGAATGTGGCCTGCAgaaattcccagcaggaataAAGATAATTGACCACCCTACAATGCCCAACACACAGGTGGTGGCCATCCCTACAAATGCTGATATCCAGAGCATCATAGAGGCATtgacagcaaaaggaaaagagtgTGGCAACAATGGACCCAACAAGTTCATTCTCATTAGCAGCGGGGGCACATCCCGTTCAGCAGGTCCAGCAGCATCGCAGCATCTCCCATCAGAGAAGAAAGCCAGTGCAGCCATCAAGGCTGCAGTTAGtcaagaaagagagaagaatgtTGCACAGACATCTGGCCTTGCAGGCAGTACCGCACTCTGGCATTCAAGAGTTGATCCTGTGgttgggcaggagcaggagaccAACA GCAGTGGTGAGACAACGAGTTCTGTGTTGGACAACAGCCTCACCAACATCCAGTGGCTGGGGAAGATGAGATCTGATGGGCTAAATCCCTCTTCTGTGAAGGAAgacacagagaaagagaatCAGATGCCTCTGCGGGAAAGAGTCAAG ACTGAAGAGGAAGATGCTGCTGCTATTCCAACTGCTGCTGAGTCCTCCTCATGGCAGGATTCGGTGTCAGAACGACCTCCTTACTCCTACATGGCCATGATCCAGTTTGCCATCAACAGCACGGAGAAGAAGCGCATGACCCTGAAGGACATCTATACCTGGATTGAGGATCATTTCCCTTATTTTAAACATGTAGCTAAGCCAGGTTGGAAG AACTCCATCCGGCACAATCTGTCCCTTCATGATATGTTTGTCCGTGAGACATCTGCCAATGGTAAAATCTCCTTCTGGACTATTCACCCTGATGCCAACCGCTGCCTAACATTGGACCAGGTATTTAAG CCGCTGGACTTGGGGTCACCAACATCGCCTGAGTACTCTGAATCA CAACAAAAGAATCGTCTTCCAGATCCCCTGAAGAACATGGGAAGCAAAACTGAACCCCAGAATTCAC gCCGAAAGATGAAGCCTTTGCTTCCTCGTGTCAACTCCTACCTGGTTCCAATCCAGTTTCCTTTGAGTCAGCCTCTTGTCTTGCAGCCTTCTATGAAGGTTCCTCTGtccatggcacagggagcaTCCCTTAACAGCTCGGAGACTTTGCAGAGCAATAAGCGTGTGTGCATTGCTCCAAAG GAgaacagctcccagcctggtgAGGAATTGTCTCCTTTCCCAGAGGGTGCCTGtgtgaaggaggaagaaggctCTCAGCTGGatccctggctgtccccattTGCCTCAACCGTAACAGTCAAGGAAGAGCCAAGCTTCTTCCTCCCAGACTCATCCacaaaggagaggaaacagTTCACCACACTCAAGTCCCCATCTAAGGTGGTTTCTGACTCTTTAGTTAtaaagaggagggaaaggcgAGAAGTGGGCAGATCCAGAAGGAAACAACGCCTAGCACTGCCTTGTTCGGAGGAGCCTGTCCTTGTTCTGCCAGAAAGCAGTGGCTTTGACCCTTTCCGGTTAGGGGCAGACCATCCCTTCCCCCAGGAAAACCAGCCCCTGGAGAACATatcacagctcagctgctcacaAGGAGAAGAGGGGGCCTTTAAAACACCCATCAAAGACATCTTCAGCAAATTGCCTGTTTCTTCCACTCCCAGCAAAGTTTCAGCCACTACTGCCCCTTCACTAGAGGTCCTTGATCCCTGGAAGTCTGCTTCCTTAGCCAAAGGAAGTCATGAGCTGGACTTCAGTCCGGTGAAAACCCTTCAGTTGCCATTCACGCCCCTCCACGACAACCAGGACTTGCTGGGTTTTAACAGCACACCCCTTAAAAATCCTCTCTTTGAATCTCCTCGAGAACTGCTCAATACAGAATCCAGTGACATGGTCCTTGTGCCCCTCACGAGCTCTCCAGCGTTCATTCGTGACACTCCCAAGCAATCCTCTGTTGAACTGACAGCCTCTGGCTTTACTGAAAACCGGTCACTCATGGAGGGCCTTATCCTGGACACCATGAATGACAGCCTCAGCAAAATCCTTCTAGATATCAGCTTTCCTGGTCTTGAGGATGAAAATTTAGGAACAGACATTAGTTGGTCTCAGCTCATACCTGAACTGAAGTGA